A section of the Jannaschia sp. S6380 genome encodes:
- the gorA gene encoding glutathione-disulfide reductase, translating to MEFDYDLFVIGGGSGGVRAARLTAMDGNRVALAESSRMGGTCVIRGCVPKKLMVFASEYPEAIHLGRDYGWDASVGTFDWKTFRTRLHSELDRLEEVYRENLEKAGVEIFDHRAVLKDPHTVELADGTTKTAKHILVATGGRPNLPDIKNADLGVVSDDLFHLDAIPKKMLIVGGGYIGCEFAGVFNGLGAEVSMFIRGAQILRGFDEEARGHVGDCMVRRGITIHTGCAPVEIEKRGDRIWVKGSNGHADEFDCLLWAVGRSPNTGEMGLEEAGVELDRKGTICVDEYGQTSVPSIFALGDVIGKMELTPVAIREAIAFHKTVFQGEKTQMDYDFIPTAIFTQPEMGTVGLTEEEAEAQESTLVYATAFRPMQQAFAGGEERVLFKMLVSKETDKVLGVHIVGPQSGEMIQYVGILLKMGATKADFDRTCAVHPTMAEELVTLKEPVRTLA from the coding sequence ATGGAATTCGACTACGACCTTTTCGTCATCGGCGGCGGCTCCGGCGGGGTTCGGGCGGCACGGCTGACCGCGATGGACGGCAACCGGGTCGCGCTGGCCGAGTCGAGCCGGATGGGCGGAACTTGCGTCATCCGGGGTTGCGTGCCGAAGAAGCTGATGGTGTTCGCATCGGAATACCCCGAGGCAATCCATCTCGGGCGCGATTACGGCTGGGACGCGTCGGTCGGTACGTTCGACTGGAAGACCTTCCGCACCCGCCTGCACTCCGAACTTGATCGCCTGGAGGAGGTGTACCGCGAGAACCTGGAAAAGGCTGGCGTCGAGATCTTCGATCACCGCGCCGTGCTGAAGGACCCGCACACCGTCGAACTGGCCGATGGAACCACGAAGACCGCCAAGCACATCCTGGTGGCGACGGGCGGGCGCCCGAACCTGCCCGACATCAAGAATGCCGATCTGGGCGTCGTCAGCGACGACCTGTTCCACCTGGACGCGATCCCCAAGAAGATGCTGATCGTCGGCGGCGGCTATATCGGCTGCGAGTTCGCGGGCGTCTTCAACGGCCTGGGCGCAGAGGTCAGCATGTTCATCCGCGGCGCCCAGATCCTGCGCGGCTTCGACGAGGAGGCGCGCGGCCATGTCGGCGACTGCATGGTGCGGCGCGGCATCACCATCCACACCGGCTGCGCCCCCGTGGAGATCGAGAAGCGCGGCGACAGGATCTGGGTCAAGGGGTCCAACGGGCACGCGGACGAATTCGACTGCCTTCTCTGGGCCGTCGGGCGAAGCCCTAACACCGGCGAGATGGGCTTGGAGGAAGCCGGCGTGGAGCTGGACCGCAAGGGCACGATCTGCGTCGACGAATACGGCCAGACCTCGGTGCCGTCGATCTTTGCGCTGGGTGACGTGATCGGGAAGATGGAACTGACGCCCGTGGCCATCCGCGAGGCGATTGCCTTTCACAAGACCGTGTTCCAAGGCGAAAAGACGCAGATGGACTACGATTTCATCCCGACCGCGATCTTCACCCAGCCCGAGATGGGCACCGTCGGCCTGACCGAGGAGGAGGCCGAGGCGCAGGAATCGACGCTGGTCTACGCCACCGCCTTCCGTCCGATGCAGCAGGCTTTCGCCGGCGGCGAGGAGCGGGTGCTGTTCAAGATGCTGGTCTCGAAGGAGACCGACAAGGTGCTGGGCGTGCATATCGTCGGTCCGCAATCGGGCGAGATGATCCAATATGTCGGCATCCTGCTGAAGATGGGGGCGACGAAGGCCGACTTCGACCGGACCTGCGCGGTCCATCCCACGATGGCCGAGGAGCTGGTGACCCTGAAGGAGCCGGTCCGCACGCTCGCTTGA
- the rpiA gene encoding ribose-5-phosphate isomerase RpiA: MSAKPNPIDMAKYVSARRALDYVQDGMRIGLGTGSTAAWMVRCLGERIRQDGLRVTGVPTSSRTADLARQCGVPVATLEDVKWLDLTIDGADEFDTDLSLIKGGGGALLQEKIVATASDMMVVITDKSKHVDNLGAFPLPVEVIPFGWQTTKALIEESLIGMDVAGRSVTLRLNRDARYRTDEGNMILDLHLRRIGNPRQLSLVLNQIPGVVENGLFLDICDVVIVGDADGGVEIRDMTRGTVTHERIDIGDEDNIFVSVAD; this comes from the coding sequence ATGTCCGCCAAGCCCAACCCGATCGACATGGCCAAGTACGTCTCGGCGCGGCGCGCGCTGGACTACGTCCAGGACGGGATGCGCATCGGGCTGGGCACCGGGTCGACGGCGGCCTGGATGGTCCGTTGCCTGGGTGAACGGATCCGCCAGGACGGCCTGCGCGTCACCGGCGTGCCGACCTCCTCGCGCACGGCGGATCTGGCGCGGCAATGCGGGGTGCCGGTCGCCACCTTGGAAGACGTCAAGTGGCTGGACCTGACGATCGACGGGGCCGACGAGTTCGACACCGACCTCAGCCTGATAAAGGGCGGCGGCGGCGCGCTCCTGCAGGAGAAGATCGTGGCGACGGCGTCCGACATGATGGTGGTGATCACCGACAAGTCGAAGCATGTCGACAACCTGGGGGCGTTTCCCCTGCCGGTGGAAGTCATTCCCTTCGGCTGGCAGACCACCAAGGCCCTGATCGAGGAGAGCCTGATCGGGATGGACGTTGCCGGCCGTTCCGTGACGCTGCGCCTGAACCGCGATGCGCGCTATCGCACGGACGAGGGCAACATGATCCTGGACCTGCACCTCCGCCGGATCGGCAACCCACGGCAGCTTTCGCTGGTGCTCAACCAGATCCCGGGCGTGGTCGAGAACGGCCTGTTCCTCGACATCTGCGACGTCGTGATCGTGGGCGACGCCGATGGCGGGGTCGAGATCCGGGACATGACGCGCGGAACCGTGACGCATGAGCGCATCGACATCGGCGACGAAGACAACATCTTCGTGTCCGTCGCGGATTGA
- a CDS encoding thiamine diphosphokinase: MPRSGQFGDAEDGFLPDLKRAVSEWVPAQTLIGGAPVSTAVLDEALRHAPRLIAVDSGADTAIEAGRMPEAVIGDLDSVSAAARSALADRVTHIAEQDSTDFAKALRSFPAGLTIAVGFTGARVDHFLACLTELARSRGRCVLLDEVDCICIAPAHLDLDLSRGTRVSLWPLDTVRGRSRGLHWPIDGIAMSPLTRVGTSNRATGPVSLTLEQGTVALILPARALPILLESLEMASRGGAA; encoded by the coding sequence GTGCCCCGATCGGGACAATTTGGCGATGCCGAGGACGGATTCTTGCCAGATTTGAAACGGGCCGTTTCCGAATGGGTCCCCGCGCAGACATTGATCGGTGGCGCACCGGTTAGCACGGCGGTTCTTGACGAAGCCTTAAGGCATGCGCCCCGCCTGATCGCGGTCGACAGCGGTGCAGACACCGCGATCGAAGCGGGGCGGATGCCCGAAGCCGTGATCGGCGACCTCGACTCGGTCTCGGCCGCGGCCCGGTCGGCCTTGGCCGATCGCGTGACGCATATCGCCGAGCAGGACAGCACCGACTTCGCCAAGGCCCTGCGCAGTTTTCCCGCCGGTCTGACCATCGCGGTAGGCTTCACCGGGGCGCGGGTCGATCACTTCCTTGCCTGCCTGACCGAACTCGCGCGGTCGCGCGGGCGTTGCGTTCTGCTGGACGAGGTCGACTGCATATGCATCGCCCCCGCGCATCTGGATCTGGATCTGTCCCGGGGAACCCGTGTGTCCCTCTGGCCGCTGGACACCGTGCGGGGGCGAAGTCGCGGCCTCCACTGGCCCATCGACGGGATCGCGATGTCGCCACTGACACGGGTAGGGACGTCCAACCGCGCGACGGGCCCGGTTTCCCTGACCCTGGAGCAGGGGACGGTCGCGCTGATCCTTCCGGCGCGCGCCCTGCCAATTCTGCTGGAATCGCTGGAAATGGCCTCTCGCGGCGGGGCGGCGTGA
- a CDS encoding DUF2842 domain-containing protein, protein MTLRHKTRKRLSLLILVIGLPLYIIVVVGAMGLIYDRFGQPPLLVELLIYVVLGVVAFLPLKPIFLGTSREDPDARDDAE, encoded by the coding sequence ATGACCCTTCGCCACAAGACCCGGAAGCGCCTGTCACTGCTGATCTTGGTGATCGGTTTGCCGCTCTACATCATCGTCGTCGTAGGGGCGATGGGGCTGATCTACGACAGGTTCGGTCAGCCGCCGCTGCTGGTCGAGCTGCTGATCTATGTCGTGCTGGGCGTGGTCGCGTTCCTTCCGCTGAAGCCCATCTTCCTCGGCACGTCGCGCGAAGATCCGGACGCGCGAGACGACGCGGAGTAG
- a CDS encoding adenylosuccinate synthase codes for MANVVVVGAQWGDEGKGKIVDWLSERADVIARFQGGHNAGHTLVIDGKVFKLSLLPSGIVRGGKLSVIGNGVVLDPWHLVQEIAQLREQGVEITPETLMIAENTPLILPIHGELDRARESQNAVAKIGTTGRGIGPAYEDKVGRRAIRVADLADAATLETRVDRALVHHDALRRGLGMDPVDRDALLAALRDVAPTVLEYAAPVWKVLDGKRRAGKRILFEGAQGALLDIDFGTYPFVTSSNVIAGQAATGTGIGPGAIDFVLGIVKAYTTRVGEGPFPAELDDADGQRLGERGHEFGTVTGRKRRCGWFDAVLVRQTCATSGVNGIALTKLDVLDGFETLKICVGYELDGERLDHLPFAADAQARCVPVYEEMPGWSQSTEGARSWADLPAEAIKYVRRVEELIACPVALLSTSPEREDTILVTDPFED; via the coding sequence CAATGCGGGCCATACGCTGGTCATCGACGGGAAGGTCTTCAAGCTGTCGTTATTGCCGTCGGGCATCGTGCGTGGCGGCAAGCTGTCGGTGATCGGCAACGGCGTAGTGCTCGACCCCTGGCATCTGGTGCAGGAGATCGCCCAGCTTCGCGAGCAGGGGGTCGAGATCACGCCCGAGACGTTGATGATCGCCGAGAACACGCCGCTCATCCTCCCGATCCACGGTGAACTCGACCGTGCGCGCGAAAGCCAGAACGCCGTCGCCAAGATCGGCACGACCGGCCGTGGCATCGGCCCGGCCTACGAGGACAAGGTCGGCCGCCGCGCGATCCGCGTGGCCGATCTGGCCGATGCAGCGACGCTGGAGACGCGGGTCGATCGGGCCCTGGTCCATCACGATGCGCTGCGTCGCGGCCTCGGGATGGACCCGGTGGACCGCGACGCGCTGCTGGCCGCCTTGCGCGACGTGGCGCCGACGGTGCTGGAATATGCCGCGCCGGTCTGGAAGGTGCTGGACGGCAAGCGCCGCGCCGGCAAGCGGATCCTGTTCGAAGGGGCTCAGGGCGCGCTGCTCGACATCGATTTCGGCACCTATCCGTTCGTCACATCGTCCAACGTGATTGCCGGCCAGGCCGCCACCGGCACCGGGATCGGGCCGGGTGCGATCGATTTCGTCCTCGGCATCGTCAAGGCCTACACCACGCGCGTGGGCGAGGGGCCGTTCCCGGCCGAGTTGGACGATGCCGACGGTCAGCGGCTGGGCGAACGGGGGCATGAATTCGGCACCGTCACGGGGCGCAAGCGGCGTTGCGGCTGGTTCGATGCCGTCCTGGTGCGGCAGACTTGCGCGACATCCGGCGTCAACGGCATCGCATTGACGAAACTCGACGTACTCGACGGGTTCGAGACGCTGAAGATCTGCGTGGGATACGAGTTGGACGGGGAACGGCTCGATCACCTGCCCTTCGCCGCCGACGCCCAGGCGCGCTGCGTTCCCGTCTATGAGGAGATGCCGGGCTGGTCGCAATCGACCGAAGGCGCGCGGAGCTGGGCGGACCTGCCGGCCGAGGCGATCAAGTATGTCCGCCGTGTGGAGGAGTTGATCGCCTGTCCCGTCGCGCTTTTGTCGACATCGCCGGAGCGGGAGGACACGATCCTGGTCACCGACCCGTTCGAGGATTGA